The Cuculus canorus isolate bCucCan1 chromosome 5, bCucCan1.pri, whole genome shotgun sequence DNA segment TAAATAACACAAACTCAAATGGGGAGTGGAGCCTTTGTGTTTGCATTGACAGGGTTCCTGCGTGGGAACCTTCCCAAGTCAGAGTCACTGCTTATCACCCAAACCTGTAGAATTTTTGTGTTTGCCCACGTCATCAAAAAGGTACAACCCCAAGGTTTCCATGTATGTGAGGTACCATAAAGGGATTTTGGAGTTTCCTTGTGCATTATTGTCCCACTGTATGGAGGACCATGGTGCTGTGTGGTTTTGGAGGTGAGAACTTACCTGCTTGGGCTGTTCCTGGTATTGCAAAGCAAATACTCATTTTTTACCTTTCCAGATGGCCTGGAACACGTGACAGAAATCCAGCTGCGGAAGTGTATTTACATCCAGGACGAGTGCCTGCAGAGGCTCAGCGAGACGAAGAACCTGCAGAAGAGCCTCCTCCAGCTCAAGATCATTTCCTGTGGGAATGTCACAGACAAAGGCATCCTTGCACTCCACAAGCTGACGTATGTGCTCTGCTGagttcctcttcctccctctttgtTGCCACCGCACAGTTTTGGGGTTGTGTTGCCTGGCAGGGCTGACTCCTGCATGTTTATGAGCTGTTCCAGAGCTGCGTGGGGCTGCAGGATGGCTGAGTTCCAGGGATGGGCCTGGATGACAGCTGGGAGGGgtggcactgctgctgcagggagtgTTCCTTCAGGTGTGGTTGAAGACCTGAAGCATCCACGTCAGCAATACCTTCTGTGAGAACCTGTGACCTTTTCAAAGACTCCAAATAACGATGGTtgggtggtgagaccctggcccaggttgcccagagcagtggtggctgccccatccctggaggggttcaaggccaggttggatggggcttggagtaacctcatccagcgggaggtgtccttgcccatggcaggggtgggactggatgggctttgaggtcccttccagcccaatccattccatgattctgtgatcatttgTCTAATTTCTGCATCAACAGTTCCAGAAGAGttgctgacttttctttttaaatatttataggaACCTTGAATATTTGTATCTGAGCGACCTTCCTGGAGTCAGACAGAAGGAAACCACTGTTCGTATCCTTCAGCAGGCACTGCCGAACCTAGAGCTGGAGCTGGACTTGGAATAACACCTCTGCACCTGACTGAGATGGTTTTGATTTCATAGTATTTATCATATGCTGCATAAATTAAGCTGTAGACGCTGCTGTATTTCCAGCTATGGAAATAAGCCTGAATCTCCCAACCCAGCCTCAAAAGCTGGATGCAGTTAAGCTGAATTGGTCTGGTGAGTGAGGCACAGAGATGGAGGCTTCTGTGCACAGTcgttctttctctgtttctgttggAAGCTGTTAATGCCTCAATTAGAAGTTTTCAGGTGTTTCACTACACAGATTCCCATGCCAAGCAGCAGTGGGAAGGACGTCAGTGTGGTGACCCAACAGTGTGGAGATGCCTGTTGTGCGGTGTTGATGTTGGGGCAATGAGATATGTTTGAGCCCATCGCACAGGCTATGGGTGCCGGTTTAATAAACCAGGCCTGTTCCTGGTTCCTTCGCTTTGCCTCATGGAGCTTTTGTTTTACATGGAGTGATCCATAGCCAGGCAGCCTGACCTTGTGAACAGAGCTGAGGACTGAGCAATTCTGTGTCTGTGGAGAAGCAGAGGCTCTTGGATATGCCCTGGCCCACATTTGCTCTGTGCTGACACAGAGAGAGTCCTTTTTCTTGTTCCGGAGCGTCAGCTTGTCCTCTGAAGGAAACTATGCCCAGCTCCAGAAAGGATGACATTGCTGCATCATGGGGATGATCCTTGGTCTCTCCTAGCACAGAAAGGGCAGAAATGCAATTCCCTCTGGCCTGCACTGTCCTGGGCTTTGTCGCGGAGCAGCCTGCCAGGCCATCCGCTGCCATCTTGCACATACACAGGATTAGGTGGCTGaatatcgtagaatcatggaatggtttgggttgggatggaccacaaagcccatccactcccaccccctgccatgagcagggacacctcccactggatcaggggctccaagccccatccaacctggcctggaacccctccagggatggggcagccaccactgctctgggcaacctgggccagggcctcaccaccctcagcatgaagaatttcttccttatgtctaatctaactcctccaccttccaatttaaagcccttccctcttgtcctattactgCATAATCCATACGGAAGAGACTGGAACGCCAAAGCTTTCTGAGTGTAGCCAAAACCTGTGGACACAATGCTCAAGACTGAAATACGTTAAATAATAATATGCCATGCAAGGTAGCCAGGCACACTCTGAGGCTTTGGACCTGCCCTACTCAAACTGCTGTTGCTGTTCTTGAACACAGATGGggactgggaaaagaaaacatttttgctcTAAATTTCAAGTAGAAAGAAGACATTCCTTACCCTGTAGTAAAACTTTCTACAGTAAAAAACATCCAGTCAATTGGAAGACCAAGCTATATATCTTTTATTCCAAATCAACACATTACATCCTGCGAATACCCAGAACCCCAGAATCACTTAGGCAGGATTCCTGCCTGTGTCTGGCCAAGGTTATAAATCATAGTCATCAATTACtttgaataaaaacaaatgtctGTAACGCTACAGGCAAGTGACTTCACTAGTGATAGAAAGAGCAGATGAAAACAATGTCATGACACAAGACagaaacaggcaggaaaaacTCTGACAGATTAAAGCAGCAGGAGGTTGTGCTGTTTGTGTGTTGTGGGAGCAGTGCCTGCTGAGCCTTCTGTTGGGCCTAAATCAGGGCCAGGCCTTCTAACGCTCTGTGATACATAAATCCAGAGGTAAAGTTATCTACCTGTGCTTTCCAGCGGGTTTATAATGACCGGGAGCGGTCAAACAGCCTCTCTTCTGGCTCAGctccacaaacacacacatcccTCTTCTACTCGCATAGGCGATGCGTTGCAGGTCCTTGTGGGAGCAGTGACTCCAAGTGGTGTCACTGTTTGACACCGCAggattctgatttatttatttggcaAAGCTGTGGTGCTTCTGCCAAGACTGAAACAGGGAAGCGATAGGTAAGAGGTTTGGAATTCACACTGGGAATGCTGGGCTGCAGTAAACTTGAACCAGGGAACAATCACCAATTAAAGCACAACAAATATTTCCCTTTGTACACACAACACTGGCCAAGGTGCACTTGGCATTCCCTCTGTGCATCGCTTTCCTTCCATCCATAACCCAGAGCACATTCCTTTACAGACCACTTCTGTATGTGTCATAGCAtctatttatttagttttccaCCACGTATCCTCTTGTAAGTTCCGGATGAGCTGATCTCTGAACCATAAGTAGATGTAATTGGTCACCCGTTAGATGTTAGGGAAATGGTAGTTCGACGTCCGTGTTTTGGAGCAATGCTTCTTGCTGTCCAAGGCAGGCAGAGCATTGCTGCTGGTCAGCTGGGGcaggtgctgcagctggagaagttACACAGTGTGCATTGGTTTGAAATGAGAAGGAAGCACGCGTTTCacttttccaacagaaatacATGCTATGAAACTTTTCCTGCTGTAACCCTGCACTTCCCAACCTCAGAGCCACAGATCTGGTGTTCTACAACTGGACTACGCCCAGCACGGCTCACTTCAGGTGCTTCTTAAGAATCActaggtgggaaaagaccttcgagatcattgagtccaaccgtacctgtccactactaaggatccctgagcacttcatctatagaatcactaggctggaagagacctttgaggtcaCCCAGTCCAAGcgtacctgtccattactaaatcGGATCTCTGAGCACTCATctagagaatcatagaatcgctatgttggaaaagaactctgaGATCAGAGTCCATCATCCAGTTCTTCCCATCACCCAGGGCAGAAACAACATTACTGTTAGATCCCAGGTCATAGACATGGCAGAGGCTAGTCAGTCGGATCCAGGAATTTATATCCCGTAGCAGGGCTCCATCCTGCACCTCCAACTTCCCTGCATGTCCCTCAGTTCAGTATTACTGCTGCCATGGGGAATATGGCTCATGGGAAGCAGGAACTGCTGACTGACACCCATCCTGAGGCTGGATGTGGAGTCTGCAAAGACTGAAACGGCAGGGAGGAATTTGCTTGGCAACTCCAGCTGTAGAAACACCCAGCGCGCTCTGTAACATCTGGACCTGAGTACAGGATCACCTCCCACCAGCAGTTACAAATGGAACAAATGGACATTTTTGCCCTCTCCAAAAGCACACAATGATCACAgaacaccaggttggaagggaccccgGGGATCATCTGATCCAACAATTTCAGGTGATCTATAGTTAAACGAGATGgtccagcaccctgtcaagccgagccttaaaagtgtctgGAGAGACAATGCCAACGTATCCATAGATCCCAGAGAATCCCAAATTAAACCCATCACCCAGTTTCTTCAGCTACTCTGCTATTTGTCTGGAATGCCCATTCCAAGATAACACAAATCTTTCCCACGGCTCTTCTttggccaggttggatgggccttgggcagcctgatctagtgggatgtccctgcccatggcatgggggttggaactggatgatctttaaggtctcttccaacccaaactattctatgattctatgatcctgtttCTCCCCAGTGACTCACCGGAGCGGCAATGCAGATTTGCCTTTGTAACAAGTTTCTCTTTAGCCAGGAGGTTTGGTTTCTCCTCAGGCTAAAATTATGACCAGTCCCAAGCAGGAGCTCTCTCTCCGTTACTGCCAGCACGAGCCCACCGCCCACAGAGGCCCAGCCCCGTCCCCCGGCACGCACCACTAAATGCTACCAGGAAAATCTTACCCCTGGTACGTGCTTCCGAGGCAGCCTGGCTGCTTTCCAAGCCGTTTTCTCACGTTCTTTCCCCACATCTGCCGCCCCTCTAATGCTGTCAAAAtagggatgctgcagcagctgctcacATGTCTGCCTCTCCGCAGGGTCCATCCGAAGGCAGCCCttggaaaagcaaagtaaagGATCATACGGagcacttcatagaatcacagaatcactaggttggacaagatctttgagatcatggagtccaaccaaCCGTACCTGTACACTCCTAAACGatatccctgaacacctcatctacctgtcttttaaacacctccagggatggagactccaccactgcccctgggcagcctctgccagggcctggtaaacctttcagtgaaggaatgtttactaatatccagtctaagcctgccctgatgcaacttgaggccatttcctctcatcccatcactttttacttgggagcagaaaccagcacccacctcatcacaacctcctttcaggcagttgtagacagtgatgaggtctcccatcagcctcctcttctccagactaaacaaccccaggtccctcagctgcctctcataacccttgttcttcagctccgttcccttctctggacacgctccagcccctcaatgtccttcttggagtgaggggcctaaaactgaacgcaggatttgaagtgtggtctcaccagtgccgagtacagaggcagaatcacctccctggacctgctggccacgttgtTTTTGATCCAGGCCAAAATgccattgtccttcttggccacctgggccactggtggctcacgttcagccgcTGTTGACCAATAcatccaggtccttctcctccaggcagctttccagccactcctccccaagcctggggctgcatggggttgttgtgacccaagtgcaggatctggCACTTGGCATTGTTCAACCCTATCCCACTGATCTCAGCCCATCTATCCAGACTGTTCAGATCGCTCTGTAGAGCCTCATCCCACGgatccaacctgtccaggtccctctgcagagcattCCTACCCTTAAGCAGATCAACGCTTCcgcccagcttagtgtcattcACATTTCTATTCACAACATCTTAGTAAGGGAGTAATGCTTTCCACCTCCAGGATTACAGGGGAGCAGATTAAAAATCCTCTCCAAAtcctctccagctctgttttcaaTGATCCTCTGATCATTCAGCTGCCAAGTCCCAAACCATTTACGAGATGGATATGCAAACCAGCCACACCGGCTACATCTCAGTGCAGAGCTCCTCCACTTGCTCCAGTTTTCTTACCTTCATAAGAGCTAAAGCAGAGTAGGAAATATTCGGGAATTTCACTTCTAACGGCtcctggagagaaaaagcagtgagGATGCCCCTATTAGCAGCCTTTTCATTCATTAGGACTTCAGAAAATAccagaggggaggagaaggaacaaaGATTAAGCATTTGTTTGATGCTTTTACACAGAGTATGGGTTAAAATGTCACGAGAGTGGTTCAGCCACCTCTCCCTAACATTCTAGTCTACGCTGGCCAAGTAGAGGACAAAGCTTTTGGATAGGGAAGGAACGCCATGCAGCAAAGGACAAGTTGAGCTGAGCAAGAGAGGCTTTTCCATCTCTACTGTCAAAGCGGACGACACATGTACTCTGgatgaaagcagcaggaatatTGCCCTCTCCAAACGCCCTGTCTCCTCAGCGCTGCAGACAGATTGCTGGTTGGTGTGGGATGTGCATCTGGAGGGAGCTCTTACCATGATGTCTGGGTCCGGAACTCTGACCCCGCTGAAGAACTGGTTGGTGCTGAACACTTGCTGGTGCCTGGGAATCAGATCCCCTGTGACCacgaacaaaaaaaaccaaagtggGATTAATTTGTTGTTTCTACAGTGCCTGCATTGAACAAGCTCATCCTCTCACAAGGCTTGACAACATCTGAGGGAACGTctaaagaatcatagaatcatttggttggaaaagatctttgagatcatgaacACCAACagtacctgcccactactaaaccagatctctgagcacctcatccacctgaCTTTTAACcccatccagggatggagactccaccacctccctgggccgcctctgccagtgcctcctGGAGATGGAGCACCATCCTGTGAGCTGATGAAATGTTCTTTTATGGAACCTGCCATCCCTCCAGAACATCAGTGATCCCTCCGCTGCGTGACTGTGCCTTAAGAAGGCAGGACCACGTGGATCCTGCTGCCCGCAGTCACAACGGCCCCATGCTGTAAATAGCTCAAAGGCGGCAGTTATGCAGCAGGAGATCTCAGCTGCCATGCGTCTCCCAGGCTCTGAGTgtctgtgctgtgcagcaggGTGGCTTTTGTGAACTGTGGCCGCTGCAGCCGAGGGCTTTGAAGATAACAGCTTTCTGTATGTCCCCTGAGGCCAAACACCTCCATCCTCTCACAGCGTTATTGGCAAAGCACACATTTGGATCTGTGCTATGAACAGGACCCTGGGGAGGACACCAGGGAATGAGGTGAGGCATGAAGTTGCAGAAACACATCTGCTCCGAGTACCTGTGCCTCCACCGCACAGTGGCCGAGCACCGGATCcattgcagcagcagaagtagAGGATGCTGTGCAAACACCTCCCATAGAGGATGCTGTGCAAACACCTCCCAGCATCCAAAACTCCAACCAAGCCACAGCCATGGATCTTTCCCGGGACATTGGGCCAGAGTGTATTGGCACTAACTCCCATCGAACTCCCATCAGCTGTGATGGGGAGGCGGCACGGCAGCGTGGGCAGGCTTTGTTGGAGGGCACTGAACAACCCTGTCCTCTCTGACTGCTGGAAGGGGACAGCCTGACCGCAAGAGTTCCAGCTTCATTAACTGACACTGGGGGAAACTCTTTGTGCACTGTTGTCTAGGTAAGAGCTGGAATGCAGCACCAGGAACGTGCTGGAGCTCTTCcccagcagcttcccagccactTTTTTTGAAGCTTAGAGCAgctcagagaaagcaaaacattaaaatcaaatCCAAAGGAGCCAGTACAACAGCCAAACTACACAGCTTTGACAAGGAGCTTTTCTCTAAGCGCTGCTTCAGTCCGGCACCCGGATCAAAAGGGAATTTCCTCTGGCTGACACCATGTCCCTACAAATAAATCACAACCCAACACTGGCATAAATGTGTTCAGCACGGTGAAGCAATCAATGCTTAACTGTTTTTCTAGCTAAGGAGCTTATCTGTTTAAAGCCATCGCTCACCTTTAGAGTTTTATAAACTACTCGGTAGAAGTCACAGCTCTCAGTTCATTCCAGCAAATTTCAATTAAAAGTGAAGGTTTGTTCCTTTCCACTTGAGAAATCACCTTACCCACCAGAGAACCAATGAGACTGGGTTAACGTAAACATTGcatacatagaatcatggaatggtttgggttggaagagacctcaaagcccatccagtcccaccccctgccatgggcagggacacctcctgctggatgaggttgctccaagccccatccaacctggccttgaacccctccagggatggggcagccaccactgctctgggcagcctgggccagggcctccccaccctcacacggaaacatttcttcctaagatctcaatCTAAGATCATCTCAACCTTCCCTCTtgcttgcagctgaaaaccattcccccttgtcctatcactgcaccccctgatcaagagtccctccccagctttcccggagcccctttcagtgctgggagGTTGCTTTAAGAGATCCACTGGATGAAATCACCTCCACACTAATCCTGATCCCCCCAGGAAGCAATTCCTCCAGAGCAAACCCCAGTCCTGCCAGAGGCATTGGGAAGAGCCAGGCTCTGATGGATGCTGAGGAGACACTCACCCAGAGTTCTCCGGATGAGGTACAGTTGGTCAACATCGGACTTGCCGGGCCAGAGGGGGACCCCGGAGAGCAGCTCTGCGAAGACACAACCAATGGCCCACACGTCCACGGGAGGTCCGTACTGCGTGTCTCCCACCAGCAACTCCGGAGAGCGGTACCACCTGGTAGCCACGTAGTCTGTGTAATAATCACTCGGACCAGCTAAGTTGGGGTCgggaaggagagaaacaaacagGAATATGGGATTAGAATGATGCAGACGAGCCACCACCAGTTGTTACGCACTTTGGGGCACCTCCTGGGCAGGCAATGGCTACAGGAACAGGCTGAGTCACTGGCCatgagcagaacagagctctgGAAAAGCTTAAGATTTGGCAAAAAATGGAGgtcatatttttctcaaaatgcaaatacaCAGAACTCCACAGCAGGGCCCTGCAGAGGCAGCGATCAGTTCTCAAAGCCTACATAAATTGTTTGAAtgagagctaaaaaaaaaaccataaacgAGGGACTTTGTTAGAATGGAAAACGTGAAGCCATTGCTGGCAGTGGCAGCATCTTCTGCCAGAGGGTTCCCTCCTGCCAGGGAACTCCAGCTGTGCCTCCTGCGTCATGCAAGCAGCCGTTGCACAGCTTGAAGGTGCCCAGGCCTGGCTTCCATCTACCAGTGCCTACATCTCAGCTCCCAGCACAGAGCTCAGATGGTGTTTATTTAGAGCCACTTGGCATTGTGCTCTCTGTGCTCCCTTTAAACCAGTTTGGGGATCTCTACCCAGCCAGCGATTCTCTGTGGAAACACATCAGCCTTTAGACAGGATGATTTACACACGCATCAAAGACAAGTGAGTCTCTACTGGTGTCTGAAAGCCTGATCCTACACGTCATTTGAGCATTTACATGTTAACAATCCCTGTAAGGAGCAAGTCAACACTCACTCAGTATCCGGGCGAATCCAAAGTCACAGAGTTTGATGACCAAGTGTTTTGTTATCAGGATGTTTTCTGGCTTTACATCTCGGTGGATGCActggacacagaaaaaaaccaagattaGAAGCAAGTATTTAACCTGGCCCTTGGATACAGAACCTCCCAGTTCAGCCACAACCCTTGCACACTGCACCATGAAAGTTAACCAGGTtcaggttcagattggacactggaaaaaacatcagcaaaagggttctcaggcactggaacagctgcccagggcggtggtggagtccccatctcaaatgattcctttccttccttgcctcTTAAAGTGTCCCACTGCTTTCCACAAAGTATCTGCCATGCACATTTCCCTCCAGAAAGCAGAGGGGCTGTAAAGTTGGCTTGCTGTATCTATTATTGGAAACATAACAGGATTCAGCACCCAAGACCTCCAAGAGAAGGACCCTCTGGAGCAGTTTGCTCAGGGCTCAGCTTGTTAGATGTTGCATCAGTTTTCTAAATGCCAGTTCTAATGTGTGGCACAGTGAACACACAAGGATCTACTCCTGTTCATGGCTGGAAGGaatctcaaagcccatgcagttccatcccctgccatgggcagggacacctcctactggatcaggggctccaagccccatccaacctggccttgaacccctccagggatggggcagcctcagcttccctgggcaacctgggccaaggtcCCCCtaccctcagcatgaagaatttcttcctaatgtctcatctaaatcttctcccaatttaaagccattcccgcTTGTCCTATTACTCCagacccttggaaaaagcctctccccagctttcctggagcccctttcagtactggaagctgctctaaggtctacccagagatttctcttctccaggctgaacaaccccaactctgtcagcctggcctcagagcagaggtgctccagtcctcggatcatctctgtggcctcctctggacttgttccaacagttccatgtccttctggtCTTggggattgcagaactggacacgggactccaggtggagtctcatgagagctgagtagaggggaatTCAGCCAGAAACTTGTCTTGATTTGCTTGTCACAACCCATTCCTTGACAGCAAACCTAAGTGACCTGTGTGACGGTCAGTGGAATTGCTGTGGGTACACACTGATGTTTCAGAAACAGAGTTCCTGTTGAAAACAGGGAATTTCACCTGACTTCATCCCATGAAAGCTCTGTAACCAGGAAAACCACAACAGAATCTCCTCCCCCAAACCCACATGACAGCAATTGTTGGTGCTCTTCAGGGGACTTACATTGTGCTTGTGGCAGAAGTTCACAGCTTGGAGGGTCTGCCAGGTTATGCTCTTCACCAGATGCTCTGGAACTCTGTTTAAATAAGGCACGGTATTAGTTTAGTCGTTAAAAACAACTTCACAGCTACATGGAGAAGAAAGGCGAGGTCCTTGAATGCTAATGTTGTATAGGGACCTCTGAGCAAAACCGCCAGGGACCAAGTCAGAAAACTCAGAGGAAGAACACTAGCTGCcttttcttgttataaataaaatacacgAATAACATAACAACCCCTGGTTCGCTGCTCTCATGCTGCAGGGCCCTGGTCATGCTGGGCTGCGGGCAGCAGAGGCTCTCACAGCTCAGGCTGAGCTCCGCCTGCAGAATGCAATGCTCCACCCTCCAAGTGTCACAGGAGCATCAAAGAGAACATCAATACCACTCCTGAATCCAGTCAATGCAACGAAGATTTATGGCACAGAGGAGCAATGGCTGATCCCTATTCAAGAAGATGCTATTTGGGCTCATTAATGCTTATTCTGGTCATTGCTCACACGCCAAAACTCCCAAATCACAAAGCCTGCTCGGGGACAAGGCAAAGTTTAACCACATTTCCACTGCTGCAATTTAAGCACCAAACTTCTTGCTGCATTCATGGAAATACAAAGCCTGCAACAGACCACTATAGCCTTGAAGACCATCACTACCCtctctcccacctcctctcctctccctctcctctccgTCGTTGCAATGCTAGGGTTTCCTTGCAGAAACAGCCCAGAATGACAAGAGTGCTGTGCTGAGAGCCTGACAAGGGGCTCAAGGTGGTCAAATGACCTGGAAACACAGTGCAAAGAGCCGTGTGCCCACCAGCTGTAATCCTGACCACAAAAGACTGACCATCTGCCATAGCAA contains these protein-coding regions:
- the CDKL1 gene encoding cyclin-dependent kinase-like 1, whose translation is MSLSIPAPRTAPIPAELRAGAAMERYERLGKVGEGSYGVVFKCRNKETGQVVAIKKFVESEEDPVIKKIALREIRMLKQLKHPNLVNLLEVFRRKRRLHLVFEYCDHTVLHELDKHPQGVPEHLVKSITWQTLQAVNFCHKHNCIHRDVKPENILITKHLVIKLCDFGFARILTGPSDYYTDYVATRWYRSPELLVGDTQYGPPVDVWAIGCVFAELLSGVPLWPGKSDVDQLYLIRRTLGDLIPRHQQVFSTNQFFSGVRVPDPDIMEPLEVKFPNISYSALALMKGCLRMDPAERQTCEQLLQHPYFDSIRGAADVGKEREKTAWKAARLPRKHVPGLQHLPQLTSSNALPALDSKKHCSKTRTSNYHFPNI